One Bacteroidota bacterium genomic window, CCCAAAGGAGCTTCTTGCGGCCATAGTATTCCATGCGCTTCCTGTCACCATCGGTAATTTCGCGGCGTAACATGTAGCTCCGAATTGCGAGGTTGCCCATCAAGACGGTCTCAGTCATCGGGCCGGCGTAGTCGAAGGAAGACGTCAGCGCGCGGTGTGCTGCACTGTCATAGCCGGCTTTGCAGGCTTCAATCCATTTCCGCTGGTGCCCGTATTCGGGCTCAAAACCATCTTCGTTTTCCGGACCAAATTCTGTCGTGCCGTCATTCATATACAGCTTTGGCATCAGCGGTGAGCTGTCGTTGATGTTGGTTGAAATCACCCCATGTTCTCCGATAATGAGCACACCGTTCTGGCTATTTCGGCCCCCGATGTCATGGTCTGGTGGAATGGCGTCAGGATGCGCCGGCCGAATACCACCGTCGCTCCATGTCATTTCAATCGGCGCTTTGCTTTTGTCCGTTGCATCAAAGTGCAGTGTAATGAAAGAAGAGGCTGGACATCCTTCGTCGTTATAAACCATGCCTTGCCCTGGTGCGTAGAGCGTACCCACGCTGCATTCTGCGTCTTTGGGATAGCGCAAGCCCAGTGTCCGGAAGGGAATATCGATGAGGTGACACCCAACGTCTCCGAGGGCACCCGTACCAAAGTCCCACCAGCCACGCCATGCAAAGGGATGTAAACTTGGACGATAGGCGCGTTCACTTGCCGGCCCAAGCCAGAGGTCCCACTTCAACGATTCCGGCATTTCAGAAGGCGCCGGCCCCGGCGTAGGGATGCCTTGCGGCCATACAGGGCGGTTTGTCCATACCTGGACTTTGGCAATTTTGCCAAGCCGGCCTGAATCAACCCAATCCTGCACCATGCCCAACAAGGGGTTAGATCCCCCCTGATTGCCCATCTGGGTAACCAGCTGTTTCTCACGTGCCATTTCGGTGAGAATGCGCGTCTCCCTGATGTTATGCGCCATCGGTTTCTGGACGTACACATGGATACCGCGCTCCATCGCATATACAGCAGCCGGCGCATGGGTGTGATCCGGCGTTGAAATGGTTACCGCCTCAATATCCTTCTCTTCATCCAGCATGATGCGATAATCATGGTATCGTTTTGCTTTGGGATGCTCGGCAACAGCTTCTGAAGCATTGCCCGAAAAATCTACATCACACAGCGCTATTACATTTTCCATGCCTTCGTTTGAGGCATGTCGAATATCGC contains:
- a CDS encoding Gfo/Idh/MocA family oxidoreductase produces the protein MKVSKNKKATRRSFLKKSALAASSVYIVPRYVLGGPGYTAPSDRINLAAIGAGGKGRSDIRHASNEGMENVIALCDVDFSGNASEAVAEHPKAKRYHDYRIMLDEEKDIEAVTISTPDHTHAPAAVYAMERGIHVYVQKPMAHNIRETRILTEMAREKQLVTQMGNQGGSNPLLGMVQDWVDSGRLGKIAKVQVWTNRPVWPQGIPTPGPAPSEMPESLKWDLWLGPASERAYRPSLHPFAWRGWWDFGTGALGDVGCHLIDIPFRTLGLRYPKDAECSVGTLYAPGQGMVYNDEGCPASSFITLHFDATDKSKAPIEMTWSDGGIRPAHPDAIPPDHDIGGRNSQNGVLIIGEHGVISTNINDSSPLMPKLYMNDGTTEFGPENEDGFEPEYGHQRKWIEACKAGYDSAAHRALTSSFDYAGPMTETVLMGNLAIRSYMLRREITDGDRKRMEYYGRKKLLWDGENTRITNFEAANQFVTREYRKGWEV